One Myxocyprinus asiaticus isolate MX2 ecotype Aquarium Trade chromosome 20, UBuf_Myxa_2, whole genome shotgun sequence genomic region harbors:
- the LOC127411242 gene encoding ADP-ribosylation factor 6: MGKMLSKIFGNKEMRILMLGLDAAGKTTILYKLKLGQSVTTIPTVGFNVETVTYKNVKFNVWDVGGQDKIRPLWRHYYTGTQGLIFVVDCADRDRIDEARQELHRIINDREMRDAIILIFANKQDLPDAMKPHEIQEKLGLTRIRDRNWYVQPSCATTGDGLYEGLTWLTSNYKS, encoded by the coding sequence ATGGGGAAGATGCTATCGAAGATATTTGGTAACAAAGAGATGAGAATACTGATGCTCGGACTCGATGCTGCAGGGAAGACCACCATCCTTTATAAACTGAAACTGGGCCAGTCTGTGACCACGATACCCACTGTCGGTTTCAATGTGGAGACGGTCACCTATAAAAACGTCAAGTTCAACGTGTGGGACGTCGGTGGCCAGGACAAGATCCGTCCCCTCTGGCGACATTACTACACAGGCACGCAAGGGTTAATTTTCGTGGTGGATTGTGCGGATAGAGATCGCATCGACGAGGCCAGACAAGAACTCCACCGCATCATCAACGACCGTGAGATGCGGGATGCCATCATTTTGATTTTCGCCAATAAGCAAGATCTACCGGATGCCATGAAGCCGCATGAGATCCAGGAGAAGCTGGGACTGACCCGCATCAGGGATAGGAATTGGTATGTGCAGCCCTCTTGCGCGACCACCGGCGATGGACTGTACGAGGGCTTAACGTGGTTAACGTCTAACTACAAGTCTTAA